In Sphaerospermopsis torques-reginae ITEP-024, the genomic window AGCTGGCGCAAGAACGGCATCTATTGATACACTGTTAATGGAGGAGTTGAAGGTTTATTCTCAGCAGCAAGGTTTGGGTCCTTTGGAAGTGGATTAAATAATTGATAATTGACAATTGATAATTGATAATTCATGAATGAAAAAAGGAGTTGATTTTTTATGTCTCATTTTACAAGTATCAAGGTGCAAATTAAAGAGGGTGAAGTGCTGCTTCAAGTATTAAAGGAGTTGGGTTATCAGGTTGAGTTAAATTCTCAGGTGCGTGGTTATAGTGGTTCTAAAACTAATGCTGAATATGTGATTAAACAAGCTAATGGTTATGATTTGGGTTTTCGTCAACAGGGGGGAATTTATGAATTAGTTGCAGATTTTTGGGGTGCGGAAATTAATCAACAGGAGTTTGTTAATAATATTAGTCAAAAATACGCTCATAAAACTTTGATGGGAACTATACAAACTGAGGGTTTTAATGTGGAAGAAGAGGAGGTTTTAGCAGATGGTACTGTGCGGGTTGTTGTTGGTAAATGGGTTTAAATAAGAATTGATCCCCCCAACCCCCCCAGGGGAAACGCATCTAAATCTTATTGACAAAATACCGTTTTAATGTATAGACCAATAAATCCCTATTTATCGTTTGATTGATTTTTTCAGGATCATGGTGATGGACTAAAATATTGTCAATAAGTGGTCGTTAATGCGAATATTTTGGTCGTTATTGAGATTGAATCGCCCTTATTGATAAGATGCGTTTCCCCTGCCAACCCCCCTTATTAAGGGGGGCTAAATATCAAATTCCCCTTTTTTAAGGTAAGAGGGGCTAAATCGTTCAAATTCCCCCTTTTTGGGATTTAGGGGGATCTAAAATGTTAACATTATTAAAAAGGAAAAATTCTCATGGCAGAATATCAAAAGATAGAATATCGCATTGGTAAAGATGGTAAAATTGTGGAACGGGTTTTAAATGCCACTGGTTCTAGTTGTGTGGAAACTACAAAAAATTTAGAACAATCTTTAGGAGAAATAGAATCTCAGGAATTATTACCAGAATATTATCAAGATGATGAGATGATTACAACTTCTGAAAATCAAACCTTACAACAACAGTAAACTTAGATACCGGACTTCTTTAAGAAGTCGGTTATCTGAAGACTGATAACGAGAAATATATGGCTTACGCCACGCTTCGCTATCAGAAATTACTGTATAATCGTTATATACCCAGACAAAATTATCCATTATTTTCTACTTTTAGGAATGGCTGTATTATGCTTCAAAGATTATATGTAAATAATTTCCGATGTTTAGAAAACTTTGAACTGAAAATAAAAGATATACCATCTGCTCTCTTGATTGGCAAAAATGGTACAGGTAAATCAACTATTGGTAAAGCATTAGAGGTTCTTCAAGCTATTGCTAGAGGTACAAATAGATTGCGGGATCTGGAAAAAAATAATCTTATTGGACGAAATGATTTTGCTTATAGCAAGTTTGAAGTTCCCATTCGCTTAGAAATAGAAGTATTATTGAAAAATCAATTATATCAGTATATTCTCGCGTTAGAGTTACCAGAAAATTTTCAAGAGCTGCGAGTTTTTGAAGAACAGCTTCTAGTTGATGGAAATCCAATTTACTCTCGAAAAAATGCTCAAGTTACTATTCATAGTAATACCCAAAATAAAGAAGCTCAGTTTTCTGTAGATTGGCATTTAGTAGCTATGCCAATAATTAGTAATGATAGTCTTTATGTTTTAAAGAATTGGCTGGCTGAGATGATTATTTTAGCACCAATTCCTAGTTTAATGACTGGAGATTCTCACGGGGAAACTTTACAACCAAAAAAAGATGGTACAAATATTGGAGAATGGTTTTCTGGTTTACTGGGTAGATATCCTGCGGCCTATAGAGAAATTGACAAATATCTCCGAAAACCTATGCCAGACTTTCAGGATTTTGTTAATGAAATTATTGCTAAAGACGTGAAAAGTCTCATCGTTAGATTTGCGAAAAATCAAGCTACTTTAGATGTTAATTTTCAAGATTTATCAGATGGTGAAAAATGCTGTTTTCTTTGTGCTGTGGTATTAGCTACTAATCAATTCTACAGTCCGGTTTTCTGCTTTTGGGATGAACCTGATAATTATCTTTCTCTATCGGTAGTAGGTCATTTTACTATGTCTTTACGACGTTCATTTACAAATAGTGGACAACTTTTAGTAACTTCTCACAATCCTGAAGCAATCAAAAAATTCTCT contains:
- a CDS encoding DUF1257 domain-containing protein gives rise to the protein MSHFTSIKVQIKEGEVLLQVLKELGYQVELNSQVRGYSGSKTNAEYVIKQANGYDLGFRQQGGIYELVADFWGAEINQQEFVNNISQKYAHKTLMGTIQTEGFNVEEEEVLADGTVRVVVGKWV
- a CDS encoding DUF2997 domain-containing protein, with the protein product MAEYQKIEYRIGKDGKIVERVLNATGSSCVETTKNLEQSLGEIESQELLPEYYQDDEMITTSENQTLQQQ
- a CDS encoding AAA family ATPase yields the protein MAYATLRYQKLLYNRYIPRQNYPLFSTFRNGCIMLQRLYVNNFRCLENFELKIKDIPSALLIGKNGTGKSTIGKALEVLQAIARGTNRLRDLEKNNLIGRNDFAYSKFEVPIRLEIEVLLKNQLYQYILALELPENFQELRVFEEQLLVDGNPIYSRKNAQVTIHSNTQNKEAQFSVDWHLVAMPIISNDSLYVLKNWLAEMIILAPIPSLMTGDSHGETLQPKKDGTNIGEWFSGLLGRYPAAYREIDKYLRKPMPDFQDFVNEIIAKDVKSLIVRFAKNQATLDVNFQDLSDGEKCCFLCAVVLATNQFYSPVFCFWDEPDNYLSLSVVGHFTMSLRRSFTNSGQLLVTSHNPEAIKKFSDENTFFLDRKSHLEPTLIRLISEIPGLGDQVDLIEDLICGDIEL